The DNA window CTAAAATTATAAAATGGGATATAATAAAAAATTTAAATTGTATCAAATCGGACAGACCTGCCTTTAATCTTGTTTTTATTGATCCGCCTTATAACAAGGGTTTTCTCCGACCGACCCTGCACAACTTAATAAAAGCGGTATCCGTAAAAAAAGGGGCATATCTTATTATTGAGCACAGCCTTTTAGAGCCGATCCCATTAGATTTTCCTGAGTATGAACTCCATGATCAAAGAAAATATGGGAAAAGCCTTGTTTCATTTTTAACTTATATTGTATAAATATTAACACCTTTATTTCACAAGGAATATAAATCAATGCAAAAAATAGCTGTATATCCTGGTTCTTTTGATCCGGTTACAAACGGTCATATTGATATTATCGAAAGGGGGCTTAAAGTTTTTGATAAAATTATTGTGGCTATACTGCATAATTCTTCCAAGGAATTTCTTTTTACTATTGAAGAACGGGTCAAGATGATTGAAGAAAGCTTGAGCGGGTTTTCAAATATTGAAGTAGATGAATTTGACGGGCTTCTCGTAGATTATGCAAAAAAGCGGGGAGCTAATGCCATACTGCGTGGGATGCGCGCTGTATCCGATTTTGAATATGAGTTTCAGCTTGCCCTGATGAACCGCAAACTAAACCGGGAGGTTCAGACGGTTTTCCTTATGACCGGCCTGAGATGGATTTTTACAAGTTCATCAATAATAAAGGAGGCCGCCCGTTTTGGCGGGGATATTGAAGGAATGGTACCGCCCGTGGTTAATCGGAAATTAAAAGAAAAGTTTGGTTTTATTTAGGGAAACAAGAATGTCTATACATCTTTCAAAAAACGCGAGGGTTGTGCTGGAAAAGCGGTATCTGAAAAAGGACCGCAATGGAAAAATAATCGAAACGCCTGAAGACTTGATTGCAAGGGTGGCGGAAACTATCGCTTCTGTTGACAAGATATTTGATCCTGAGGCCGATATTGATAAAACCAGGCAAAAATTTCTAAAACTTTTAAGCAATAAGTGGTTTTTACCCAACTCGCCTACCCTTATGAATGCCGGCAGACGTCTTGGGCAACTCGCCGCCTGTTTTGTTCTGCCTGTCGAAGATTCAATGGAAAGTATCTTTGAGA is part of the Anaerolineae bacterium genome and encodes:
- a CDS encoding RsmD family RNA methyltransferase, yielding KIIKWDIIKNLNCIKSDRPAFNLVFIDPPYNKGFLRPTLHNLIKAVSVKKGAYLIIEHSLLEPIPLDFPEYELHDQRKYGKSLVSFLTYIV
- the coaD gene encoding pantetheine-phosphate adenylyltransferase: MQKIAVYPGSFDPVTNGHIDIIERGLKVFDKIIVAILHNSSKEFLFTIEERVKMIEESLSGFSNIEVDEFDGLLVDYAKKRGANAILRGMRAVSDFEYEFQLALMNRKLNREVQTVFLMTGLRWIFTSSSIIKEAARFGGDIEGMVPPVVNRKLKEKFGFI